A single Anopheles funestus chromosome 2RL, idAnoFuneDA-416_04, whole genome shotgun sequence DNA region contains:
- the LOC125765462 gene encoding tropomyosin-1 isoform X2, with protein sequence MDAIKKKMQAMKIEKDNAQDKADTCENQAKEANLRADKIMEEVADLTKRLEQVTQDHEKFKTSLEQATKDCEDKDKLLTSTEANVAALTRKVQQVEEDLEKSEERSSAALSKLLEATQSADENNRMCKVLENRSQQDEERMDQLSNQLKEARMLAEDADTKSDEVSRKLAFVEDELEVAEDRVKSGEAKIMELEEELKVVGNSLKSLEVSEDKANQRVEEFKRQLKSLTIKLKEAETRAENAEKNVKKLQKEVDRLEDELGVNKDRYKSLADEMDSTFAELAGY encoded by the exons ATGGACGcgatcaagaagaaaatgcaggCGATGAAGATCGAGAAGGACAATGCGCAGGACAAAGCCGATACCTGCGAGAACCAGGCCAAGGAGGCTAACCTCCGCGCGGACAAGATCATGGAGGAGGTCGCCGATCTGACCAAGCGTCTGGAGCAGGTTACTCAGGATCACGAAAAGTTCAAGACCTCGCTGGAACAGGCCACCAAGGATTGCGAGGATAAGGACAAGCTGCTCACCTCCACCGAGGCCAACGTAGCCGCCCTGACCCGCAAGGTGCAGCAGGTTGAGGAGGATCTGGAAAAGTCTGAGGAACGTTCGTCCGCCGCCCTGTCCAAACTGCTGGAAGCCACCCAGTCGGCTGATGAGAACAACCG TATGTGCAAAGTGTTGGAGAACCGTTCCCAGCAGGATGAGGAGCGTATGGACCAGCTGTCCAACCAGCTGAAGGAAGCCCGTATGCTCGCTGAAGACGCTGATACCAAGTCGGATGAAGTGTCCCGCAAGCTGGCCTTCGTTGAAGACGAGCTGGAAGTCGCTGAGGATCGTGTCAAGTCCGGTGAGGCCAAGATCATGGAGCTTGAGGAGGAACTGAAG GTCGTCGGTAACTCCCTGAAGTCTCTGGAGGTGTCGGAAGACAAGGCCAACCAGAGAGTGGAAGAGTTCAAGCGCCAGCTGAAGTCCCTGACCATCAAGCTGAAGGAGGCAGAGACCCGTGCCGAGAATGCCGAGAAGAACGTCAAGAAACTCCAGAAGGAGGTCGACAGACTAGAAG ATGAGCTGGGCGTCAACAAGGACCGATACAAGTCTTTGGCCGACGAGATGGACTCCACGTTCGCCGAGTTGGCCGGCTATTAA
- the LOC125765462 gene encoding tropomyosin-2 isoform X1, protein MDAIKKKMQAMKIEKDNAQDKADTCENQAKEANLRADKIMEEVADLTKRLEQVTQDHEKFKTSLEQATKDCEDKDKLLTSTEANVAALTRKVQQVEEDLEKSEERSSAALSKLLEATQSADENNRMCKVLENRSQQDEERMDQLSNQLKEARMLAEDADTKSDEVSRKLAFVEDELEVAEDRVKSGEAKIMELEEELKVVGNSLKSLEVSEDKANQRVEEFKRQLKSLTIKLKEAETRAENAEKNVKKLQKEVDRLEDKLMNEKEKYKAICDDLDSTFAELTGY, encoded by the exons ATGGACGcgatcaagaagaaaatgcaggCGATGAAGATCGAGAAGGACAATGCGCAGGACAAAGCCGATACCTGCGAGAACCAGGCCAAGGAGGCTAACCTCCGCGCGGACAAGATCATGGAGGAGGTCGCCGATCTGACCAAGCGTCTGGAGCAGGTTACTCAGGATCACGAAAAGTTCAAGACCTCGCTGGAACAGGCCACCAAGGATTGCGAGGATAAGGACAAGCTGCTCACCTCCACCGAGGCCAACGTAGCCGCCCTGACCCGCAAGGTGCAGCAGGTTGAGGAGGATCTGGAAAAGTCTGAGGAACGTTCGTCCGCCGCCCTGTCCAAACTGCTGGAAGCCACCCAGTCGGCTGATGAGAACAACCG TATGTGCAAAGTGTTGGAGAACCGTTCCCAGCAGGATGAGGAGCGTATGGACCAGCTGTCCAACCAGCTGAAGGAAGCCCGTATGCTCGCTGAAGACGCTGATACCAAGTCGGATGAAGTGTCCCGCAAGCTGGCCTTCGTTGAAGACGAGCTGGAAGTCGCTGAGGATCGTGTCAAGTCCGGTGAGGCCAAGATCATGGAGCTTGAGGAGGAACTGAAG GTCGTCGGTAACTCCCTGAAGTCTCTGGAGGTGTCGGAAGACAAGGCCAACCAGAGAGTGGAAGAGTTCAAGCGCCAGCTGAAGTCCCTGACCATCAAGCTGAAGGAGGCAGAGACCCGTGCCGAGAATGCCGAGAAGAACGTCAAGAAACTCCAGAAGGAGGTCGACAGACTAGAAG ACAAACTGATGAACGAAAAGGAGAAGTACAAGGCGATCTGCGACGATCTGGATTCGACCTTCGCCGAACTTACCGGATACTAA
- the LOC125765441 gene encoding synaptotagmin-4 isoform X1: protein MGDHGPDMNTLETDYVVLISVVPAVLGLTAAAILAVTACFCARRFRRQNKKAGHEASSLPFQPPRPPKAVRSPSGQPPQYLKKSPSPTSIKPLPGHLPAQSPTEQTTVAATATTTTTTTSIVPPTKYTEENELIPKNAQLEPKSPDVSELGDPISENGDGIEHGKLGTIVFKLRFLADRSALVVSVVRCRGLPGKNHGTAVAELSTMAGGTLCNGSANGKQSATDPYVKLQLLPDKQHKVKTRVLRNTRNPVYDEDFTFYGLTLNELAGMSLHFVVLSFDRYSRDDVIGEVVCPLSGIDLQQIENQQVALSREIQPRSLKIRAQGRGELLISLCWQPAAARLTVVLLKARNLPRMDVTGLADPYVKIYLLYNGQRIAKKKTHVKKRTLSPVFNESFAFDIPTTEGAGATLDGVSLELMLLDWDRVTKNEVIGRLELGGPRSNGSALNHWKEVCNSPRRQIADWHKLRE, encoded by the exons ATGGGCGACCATGGCCCGGACATGAACACGCTGGAGACTG ATTATGTTGTGCTCATTTCAGTTGTACCGGCAGTGTTAGGGCTGACGGCAGCCGCCATATTGGCCGTAACAGCATGCTTCTGTGCCCGTCGTTTCCGGCGACAGAACAAGAAGGCGGGCCATGAAGCTTCTTCGCTACCGTTTCAGCCTCCTCGGCCACCGAAAGCGGTCCGTTCACCGAGCGGTCAACCGCCTCAGTATCTGAAGAAGTCGCCGTCGCCGACAAGCATCAAGCCACTTCCGGGACATCTGCCGGCACAGTCGCCAACGGAGCAGACGACGGTTGCGGCAACGGCaaccaccacaaccaccacTACAAGCATTGTACCGCCGACCAAGTACACCGAGGAGAACGAACTGATCCCGAAGAATGCGCAACTGGAACCGAAGTCCCCGGACGTGTCGGAGTTGGGCGATCCGATTAGCGAGAATGGGGATGGCATTGAGCACGGCAAGCTCGGCACAATTGTGTTCAAGCTACGTTTTCTGGCCGATCGGAGTGCGCTTGTGGTGTCGGTGGTACGTTGTCGTGGACTGCCGGGCAAGAACCATGGAACGGCGGTCGCCGAGCTAAGTACGATGGCAGGCGGTACACTGTGCAATGGAAGCGCCAACGGAAAACAATCGGCCACCGATCCGTACGTGAAGTTGCAACTGTTGCCCGACAAGCAGCATAAGGTGAAAACTAG aGTTCTACGCAATACTCGCAACCCGGTGTATGATGAGGACTTTACCTTCTACGGATTAACGCTAAACGAGCTGGCCGGCATGTCGTTGCATTTCGTGGTATTAAGCTTCGATCGGTACAGCCGGGACGATGTGATCGGGGAGGTTGTGTGCCCGCTCAGTGGCATCGATCTGCAGCAGATCGAGAACCAACAGGTGGCACTGAGTCGCGAGATCCAACCGCGTAGCCTGAAGATACGTGCGCAGGGCCGTGGTGAGCTGCTAATTTCCCTTTGCTGGCAACCGGCCGCCGCTCGGTTGACTGTGGTATTGCTGAAGGCACGCAATCTACCGCGCATGGATGTGACCGGATTGGCGGATCCGTACGTGAAGATCTACCTGCTGTACAATGGGCAGCGTATCGCTAAGAAGAAGACGCACGTCAAGAAGCGCACCCTGAGCCCGGTATTTAATGAAAGCTTCGCGTTTGATATTCCGACTACCGAGGGTGCCGGTGCCACGCTGGACGGTGTATCGCTTGAGCTGATGCTGCTCGACTGGGACCGGGTGACGAAGAATGAGGTGATTGGACGTCTGGAACTGGGTGGCCCTCGTAGCAATGGATCGGCTCTTAACCACTGGAAGGAGGTGTGCAATTCGCCACGCCGTCAAATTGCCGATTGGCATAAGCTGCGAGAGTAA
- the LOC125765441 gene encoding synaptotagmin-4 isoform X2 — protein MGDHGPDMNTLETVVPAVLGLTAAAILAVTACFCARRFRRQNKKAGHEASSLPFQPPRPPKAVRSPSGQPPQYLKKSPSPTSIKPLPGHLPAQSPTEQTTVAATATTTTTTTSIVPPTKYTEENELIPKNAQLEPKSPDVSELGDPISENGDGIEHGKLGTIVFKLRFLADRSALVVSVVRCRGLPGKNHGTAVAELSTMAGGTLCNGSANGKQSATDPYVKLQLLPDKQHKVKTRVLRNTRNPVYDEDFTFYGLTLNELAGMSLHFVVLSFDRYSRDDVIGEVVCPLSGIDLQQIENQQVALSREIQPRSLKIRAQGRGELLISLCWQPAAARLTVVLLKARNLPRMDVTGLADPYVKIYLLYNGQRIAKKKTHVKKRTLSPVFNESFAFDIPTTEGAGATLDGVSLELMLLDWDRVTKNEVIGRLELGGPRSNGSALNHWKEVCNSPRRQIADWHKLRE, from the exons ATGGGCGACCATGGCCCGGACATGAACACGCTGGAGACTG TTGTACCGGCAGTGTTAGGGCTGACGGCAGCCGCCATATTGGCCGTAACAGCATGCTTCTGTGCCCGTCGTTTCCGGCGACAGAACAAGAAGGCGGGCCATGAAGCTTCTTCGCTACCGTTTCAGCCTCCTCGGCCACCGAAAGCGGTCCGTTCACCGAGCGGTCAACCGCCTCAGTATCTGAAGAAGTCGCCGTCGCCGACAAGCATCAAGCCACTTCCGGGACATCTGCCGGCACAGTCGCCAACGGAGCAGACGACGGTTGCGGCAACGGCaaccaccacaaccaccacTACAAGCATTGTACCGCCGACCAAGTACACCGAGGAGAACGAACTGATCCCGAAGAATGCGCAACTGGAACCGAAGTCCCCGGACGTGTCGGAGTTGGGCGATCCGATTAGCGAGAATGGGGATGGCATTGAGCACGGCAAGCTCGGCACAATTGTGTTCAAGCTACGTTTTCTGGCCGATCGGAGTGCGCTTGTGGTGTCGGTGGTACGTTGTCGTGGACTGCCGGGCAAGAACCATGGAACGGCGGTCGCCGAGCTAAGTACGATGGCAGGCGGTACACTGTGCAATGGAAGCGCCAACGGAAAACAATCGGCCACCGATCCGTACGTGAAGTTGCAACTGTTGCCCGACAAGCAGCATAAGGTGAAAACTAG aGTTCTACGCAATACTCGCAACCCGGTGTATGATGAGGACTTTACCTTCTACGGATTAACGCTAAACGAGCTGGCCGGCATGTCGTTGCATTTCGTGGTATTAAGCTTCGATCGGTACAGCCGGGACGATGTGATCGGGGAGGTTGTGTGCCCGCTCAGTGGCATCGATCTGCAGCAGATCGAGAACCAACAGGTGGCACTGAGTCGCGAGATCCAACCGCGTAGCCTGAAGATACGTGCGCAGGGCCGTGGTGAGCTGCTAATTTCCCTTTGCTGGCAACCGGCCGCCGCTCGGTTGACTGTGGTATTGCTGAAGGCACGCAATCTACCGCGCATGGATGTGACCGGATTGGCGGATCCGTACGTGAAGATCTACCTGCTGTACAATGGGCAGCGTATCGCTAAGAAGAAGACGCACGTCAAGAAGCGCACCCTGAGCCCGGTATTTAATGAAAGCTTCGCGTTTGATATTCCGACTACCGAGGGTGCCGGTGCCACGCTGGACGGTGTATCGCTTGAGCTGATGCTGCTCGACTGGGACCGGGTGACGAAGAATGAGGTGATTGGACGTCTGGAACTGGGTGGCCCTCGTAGCAATGGATCGGCTCTTAACCACTGGAAGGAGGTGTGCAATTCGCCACGCCGTCAAATTGCCGATTGGCATAAGCTGCGAGAGTAA
- the LOC125765463 gene encoding tRNA-uridine aminocarboxypropyltransferase 2, with product MSELVLESSVWEDMANIPADPPRMRPMCTKCCRPIQVCWCSALPSQPLSPGGRIVLLQHPAEEKRSLRTAPMLSVGLAPGKCLIYKGKKFPRHDQELETILADQRSLLLYPSANSVPIEQIDPSEGPYNLILIDGTWPQAKAIYHSSTALHGMRQVKLVTSGTSSYIIRTQPTEGCLSTLETAIEALSVLERDDRYREQLLQPLHVLCQFQLANGAVTHQSKEFLIRHNQYPKLIGRRLNRLLKQAENFKDDPSEPTESKSS from the exons ATGAGTGAATTAGTTTTAGAATCATCCGTTTGGGAGGACATGGCCAATATCCCTGCGGATCCACCTAGGATGAGGCCAATGTGCACCAAATGCTG TCGTCCAATACAAGTGTGCTGGTGTTCAGCTCTCCCCTCACAACCACTAAGTCCCGGCGGACGCATAGTACTTCTTCAACATCCTGCCGAAGAGAAACGATCCCTGCGGACCGCTCCCATGCTATCTGTTGGACTTGCTCCTGGCAAGTGTCTTATttacaaaggaaaaaagtttCCCCGCCACGATCAAGAGCTAGAAACGATACTGGCCGACCAACGATCTCTGTTGCTCTATCCCAGCGCAAACTCTGTTCCCATCGAACAAATCGATCCTAGCGAAGGTCCGTACAATTTAATACTGATCGATGGTACATGGCCACAGGCGAAAGCTATCTATCACAGCTCAACCGCATTACATGGGATGCGACAGGTGAAGCTCGTAACATCTGGCACGAGCAGTTACATTATTCGTACCCAGCCTACAGAAGGTTGCCTCAGTACTCTGGAGACGGCCATCGAAGCACTTAGCGTACTGGAACGAGACGATCGGTACCGGGAACAGTTGCTGCAGCCACTGCACGTTCTGTGCCAATTTCAGCTGGCAAACGGTGCAGTTACCCATCAGTCGAAAGAGTTCCTCATCCGCCATAACCAATACCCGAAGCTTATCGGACGACGATTAAACCGGTTGCTGAAGCAGGCGGAAAACTTTAAAGATGACCCATCGGAACCTACGGAAAGCAAATCTTCGTAG